In the genome of Planctomycetota bacterium, one region contains:
- the coaD gene encoding pantetheine-phosphate adenylyltransferase, which translates to MQRSQRKIALFPGTFDPVTNGHLDIIRRAQGLFDELVVAIGTNPAKADLFSPEDRRAIIAEIADDEKLDVSVEVYTGLTVDFAKKRGANVMLRGLRNATDLAFEFQLATANRAIADIETVFIMSGEAFGFTSSSLIKQIAAGGDIDRLNRLLPAPVIREMKKRLDRLRQLARSSDALQQ; encoded by the coding sequence ATGCAACGATCGCAACGCAAAATCGCCCTCTTTCCCGGCACTTTCGACCCCGTCACCAACGGGCATCTGGACATCATCCGCCGGGCGCAGGGCCTCTTTGACGAACTGGTCGTCGCCATCGGCACCAACCCCGCCAAGGCCGACCTGTTCTCCCCCGAAGACCGACGCGCGATCATTGCCGAGATCGCCGACGACGAAAAGCTCGACGTGTCCGTCGAAGTCTACACCGGCCTGACCGTCGACTTCGCCAAAAAACGCGGCGCCAACGTCATGCTCCGCGGACTCCGCAACGCCACCGACCTGGCCTTCGAATTCCAACTCGCCACCGCCAACCGCGCCATCGCCGACATCGAAACCGTCTTCATCATGTCCGGCGAGGCCTTCGGATTCACCAGCTCCAGTCTCATCAAACAGATCGCCGCCGGAGGCGACATCGACCGACTCAACCGGCTCCTCCCCGCCCCCGTCATCCGCGAAATGAAAAAACGCCTCGACCGCCTCCGCCAACTCGCCCGCTCCTCCGATGCGCTTCAGCAATGA
- a CDS encoding MBL fold metallo-hydrolase, whose translation MDYRIISIGALSSHPLWNEPPGLRTAHATTTLVRSGDQIILVDPALPAEVLDARLHERSGLKLAQVTDVFLTNFRPAHRRALPGLMHANWFIAEQEREAVGAKLVEQFERDADPAMHERLKQEIALLKRCKPAPDSIAPHVDLFPLPGYTPGNCGLLLAFPTATVVFASDAIPTIEHLEQGKILPGAYDLEQANESFKDVIEIADWIVPGHDNVTANMTRRGM comes from the coding sequence ATGGACTACCGCATCATCAGCATCGGCGCCCTCTCGTCTCATCCCCTCTGGAACGAACCGCCCGGCCTGCGCACCGCGCATGCGACGACGACGCTCGTCCGCTCCGGCGATCAGATCATCCTCGTCGACCCCGCCCTCCCCGCCGAGGTGCTCGATGCCCGACTGCATGAACGCAGCGGACTGAAACTGGCGCAGGTCACCGATGTGTTCCTGACGAATTTCCGACCCGCCCATCGCCGGGCGCTGCCGGGCCTGATGCATGCCAACTGGTTCATCGCCGAGCAGGAGCGCGAAGCCGTCGGCGCCAAGCTCGTCGAACAATTCGAGCGCGACGCCGACCCCGCCATGCACGAACGATTGAAACAGGAAATCGCGCTATTGAAGCGCTGCAAGCCCGCCCCCGATTCGATCGCCCCGCACGTCGACCTCTTCCCCCTCCCCGGCTACACCCCCGGCAACTGCGGGCTCCTCCTGGCCTTCCCCACCGCCACCGTCGTCTTCGCCTCCGACGCGATCCCGACCATCGAACACCTCGAGCAGGGCAAGATTCTTCCGGGCGCCTACGACCTCGAACAAGCCAACGAAAGCTTCAAGGACGTCATCGAAATCGCC